A genomic region of uncultured Fretibacterium sp. contains the following coding sequences:
- a CDS encoding response regulator, which produces MGKKVLIVDDAAFMRMMLKDILQKNDFEVVAEAENGKVGVAAYQKFKPDIVTMDITMPEMNGIDAVKAIKAVDANAKIVMVSAMGQQPMVIEAIQAGANDFIVKPFQPERVIEAISKVLA; this is translated from the coding sequence ATGGGCAAAAAGGTTCTTATTGTTGATGACGCGGCCTTCATGCGTATGATGTTGAAGGACATCCTTCAAAAGAACGATTTTGAAGTGGTCGCCGAGGCTGAAAACGGCAAGGTGGGCGTGGCTGCGTATCAGAAATTCAAGCCCGACATCGTTACGATGGATATCACCATGCCCGAGATGAACGGCATCGATGCGGTGAAGGCTATCAAGGCCGTGGACGCCAATGCGAAGATCGTTATGGTCTCCGCCATGGGGCAGCAACCGATGGTCATCGAGGCCATCCAGGCCGGAGCCAACGATTTTATCGTCAAGCCCTTCCAGCCGGAGCGGGTCATAGAGGCGATTTCCAAGGTTCTTGCCTAG
- a CDS encoding motility protein A: MDLTTVVGMLISWILVIGGMASGGSLGAYIDIPSLLITIGGTVGAVIVSFPGDKLKAAGGVIKSAFVSREPNLLGMVQTIVSFAEKARREGLLALESDVSELDNEFMKKSIQLVVDGTDPELVKAILDTEIGVREDRHLSNKAVFDTMAELAPAYGMIGTLIGLIAMLGNLQDVSALGPGMAVALITTMYGSMVANMFAGPISKKLAARSAQQIAAMELMVEGILAIQAGENPRIVEEKLKVFLPPRLRGTLGQKEE, translated from the coding sequence TTGGATCTGACCACAGTCGTAGGAATGCTCATCTCATGGATTCTGGTTATTGGGGGCATGGCCTCGGGCGGGAGCCTGGGGGCCTACATTGACATCCCCTCGCTCCTGATCACGATCGGTGGAACGGTCGGAGCCGTCATCGTCTCCTTTCCCGGGGATAAGCTCAAGGCGGCGGGAGGAGTGATCAAAAGCGCCTTTGTCTCGAGGGAACCCAATCTTCTGGGGATGGTGCAGACCATCGTCAGCTTTGCCGAAAAGGCCCGGCGCGAAGGGCTTCTGGCGCTGGAGTCCGACGTCTCGGAGCTCGATAACGAATTTATGAAAAAATCCATCCAGCTGGTGGTTGACGGGACGGATCCCGAGCTGGTCAAGGCGATCCTGGACACCGAAATTGGGGTCCGAGAGGATCGCCACCTTTCAAATAAGGCCGTCTTCGACACGATGGCGGAGCTGGCTCCGGCCTATGGGATGATCGGGACCCTGATAGGCCTGATCGCCATGCTGGGAAACCTGCAGGACGTCAGCGCCCTGGGGCCCGGAATGGCGGTAGCCCTGATCACGACGATGTATGGATCGATGGTGGCCAACATGTTCGCGGGGCCCATCTCGAAGAAGCTCGCGGCGCGGTCGGCCCAGCAGATTGCGGCGATGGAGCTGATGGTCGAGGGGATACTGGCCATCCAGGCCGGGGAGAACCCACGCATCGTGGAGGAGAAGCTCAAGGTGTTCCTCCCCCCGAGGCTCAGAGGAACCCTGGGACAGAAGGAGGAATAG
- a CDS encoding flagellar FlbD family protein produces the protein MIELHRLNGELFLLNSDMIETVEITPDTVVRLFNGHRYIVRETLAEICDKTVAFRRLAGYSCVMASALDESRDPEPGRQGLS, from the coding sequence ATGATCGAACTGCATCGTCTGAATGGCGAACTTTTTTTGCTGAACTCTGATATGATTGAAACCGTTGAGATTACGCCGGACACAGTGGTGCGCCTTTTCAACGGACATCGTTACATTGTTAGGGAGACCCTTGCGGAGATTTGCGATAAGACCGTGGCCTTCAGGCGATTGGCGGGTTACTCCTGTGTCATGGCCAGTGCTCTGGACGAGTCGAGGGATCCGGAGCCGGGGCGGCAGGGTCTTTCCTGA
- the fliM gene encoding flagellar motor switch protein FliM: MSQSEIDSLLSALTSGSVDLDSISESSSDYKVKVYDFKRPDKFSKDQLRAIQMIHEAFARQLTTVMSTLIRSMVSAEVASVDQLAYEEFVNSLVQPTVIGTVEMHPFDGNILVELNPNLVFSIIDRMLGGKGEFSGKVRELTDIEKTVTERVMMRMLELLEDSWSTVVDVRFRFESMESNPFFVQICPPRDMVLLVILKLKVGDIEGMMSLCFPYFLMEPIVDKLSSQQWFASTSRKRDEDERERIVSSLGNVRIPLSLELGHTVLSLADVYALEPGDVIKLDETRESEISVRVGNHVRFKARPGTRDGRLAAELTRILDGTAEEEAEGGDGDGRSS, from the coding sequence TTGTCTCAGAGCGAAATAGATTCCCTATTGAGCGCCCTGACCAGTGGGAGTGTGGACCTTGATTCCATCTCAGAGAGCTCCAGCGATTACAAGGTCAAGGTCTACGACTTCAAGCGCCCCGATAAATTCAGCAAGGACCAGCTCCGGGCCATTCAAATGATTCACGAGGCATTTGCCCGGCAGCTGACGACGGTTATGTCGACCCTCATCCGTTCCATGGTCTCGGCCGAGGTTGCCTCCGTGGATCAGCTGGCCTACGAGGAATTTGTGAATTCGCTCGTGCAGCCGACGGTCATCGGAACGGTCGAGATGCATCCCTTTGACGGCAATATCCTGGTGGAGCTCAATCCCAACCTGGTCTTTTCGATCATCGACAGGATGCTCGGGGGAAAGGGGGAGTTCTCGGGAAAGGTCCGGGAGCTCACGGACATCGAGAAGACGGTGACCGAGCGGGTCATGATGCGGATGCTGGAGCTCCTAGAGGACAGCTGGAGCACGGTGGTGGACGTGCGCTTCCGCTTTGAGAGCATGGAGAGCAACCCCTTCTTTGTTCAGATCTGCCCGCCCCGGGACATGGTGCTGCTGGTGATCCTGAAGTTGAAGGTGGGGGACATCGAGGGGATGATGAGCCTCTGCTTCCCCTATTTCCTGATGGAGCCGATCGTCGACAAGCTCTCCTCGCAGCAGTGGTTCGCCTCGACGAGCCGCAAGCGGGACGAGGACGAGAGGGAGCGTATCGTCAGCTCGCTGGGGAACGTCAGGATTCCGCTCAGCCTGGAGCTGGGGCATACGGTGCTGAGCCTGGCGGACGTCTATGCGCTGGAGCCCGGGGACGTCATCAAGCTCGACGAGACGCGGGAGAGCGAGATCTCCGTCCGGGTGGGGAACCACGTGCGTTTCAAGGCCAGGCCGGGGACGCGGGACGGCCGCCTGGCGGCGGAGCTGACCCGGATTTTGGATGGTACGGCAGAGGAAGAGGCGGAAGGAGGAGATGGCGATGGACGATCTTCTTAG
- a CDS encoding flagellar basal body-associated FliL family protein, whose protein sequence is MKRIIVFVVVGLVMFGAGFGGGLMLGRTMASGDGAAVDTRQVKAPGPIVSVGEFTSNLAGAGRHVITFTLSLELLNEKAVDVIQAPGWLLRIKNEVLLIVKDKVYEDLTSAEGTLQFAGDIKRTLNSILPESKGEPLIVQALFESFVLQ, encoded by the coding sequence ATGAAACGGATCATTGTTTTTGTCGTGGTAGGGCTGGTGATGTTCGGGGCCGGTTTCGGCGGCGGGCTGATGCTGGGTCGCACCATGGCGTCGGGGGACGGCGCCGCGGTGGATACGCGCCAGGTAAAGGCGCCGGGGCCCATCGTGTCCGTCGGCGAATTTACGAGCAACCTGGCCGGGGCGGGAAGGCACGTTATTACCTTCACGCTGTCACTGGAGCTCCTGAACGAGAAGGCGGTCGATGTCATACAGGCCCCCGGGTGGCTCCTCAGGATCAAGAACGAGGTGCTGCTGATCGTCAAGGATAAGGTCTACGAGGATCTGACCAGCGCCGAGGGAACTCTGCAGTTCGCGGGGGACATCAAGAGGACCCTGAACTCCATATTGCCGGAGAGCAAGGGGGAGCCCCTTATCGTTCAGGCGCTCTTCGAGTCGTTTGTGCTTCAATAG
- the fliQ gene encoding flagellar biosynthesis protein FliQ, producing the protein MPVTLLSLYDVMSNAVWTMMAVSMPILMVAMVVGLLIGILQTATSIQEQTLIFIPKILAVFLSMVLLGPWMGARMLVMTREILGQLERFIQ; encoded by the coding sequence ATGCCCGTAACGCTCCTCAGTCTTTACGACGTCATGAGCAATGCCGTGTGGACGATGATGGCCGTTTCCATGCCCATCCTCATGGTTGCGATGGTGGTGGGGCTCCTGATCGGCATTCTCCAGACGGCTACGTCCATCCAGGAGCAGACGCTGATCTTCATCCCGAAGATCCTGGCCGTCTTTCTCTCCATGGTGCTTCTGGGGCCCTGGATGGGGGCCAGGATGCTCGTCATGACCCGTGAGATATTGGGGCAGCTGGAGCGCTTCATCCAATAG
- the fliN gene encoding flagellar motor switch protein FliN, with protein MDDLLSQDEINALLSGGALGEDSGSGLSMEDSQLLDEVASIFSNAENSVFGMLSGKDVDTALESAEVLSQKDLLEKLPEAPFVFRATCGGFDDIPLTLVVEQRGALMLADLMMGGEGKELPEEPSDLYLNAAQEGLSQVVGASFTSLSGLLGGRRLMPENTTSSLAGEDWLPFTQLDAEASVWVSPATVQVDGLDPFKVWSSIPLDSALAIVGLMRQIIGEQTPKDSVPPPDEPAASAHPAGPAPSMRAPQPKAPASNAMPSMSRAAAQQPAPMVDVHPAEFLPLGQGGGMGNSRIDMLADIPVRVTVELGKTRKNISEILALTTGSVIELDKMAGEPVDILVNGKPIARGEVVVIDENFGVRITDVLGSVARVHSA; from the coding sequence ATGGACGATCTTCTTAGCCAGGACGAAATCAACGCGCTGCTCTCCGGAGGGGCGCTGGGGGAGGATTCGGGATCAGGACTCTCCATGGAGGATTCTCAGCTTCTGGACGAGGTCGCCTCTATTTTTTCAAATGCCGAGAACAGCGTTTTTGGCATGTTGTCGGGCAAGGACGTCGATACGGCCCTGGAGAGCGCCGAGGTCCTGTCCCAAAAGGACCTTCTGGAGAAGCTTCCCGAGGCGCCCTTTGTCTTTCGCGCGACCTGCGGGGGGTTTGACGATATTCCCCTGACGCTCGTCGTCGAGCAGCGGGGGGCGCTGATGCTTGCGGACCTGATGATGGGCGGGGAGGGTAAGGAACTGCCCGAGGAGCCAAGCGACCTTTATCTGAATGCGGCTCAGGAGGGCCTGAGCCAGGTCGTCGGCGCCTCCTTCACGAGCCTCAGCGGCCTTCTGGGCGGAAGAAGGCTGATGCCCGAGAACACCACCTCCTCCCTGGCGGGAGAGGATTGGCTTCCCTTCACTCAGCTGGACGCGGAGGCCTCGGTCTGGGTCAGCCCCGCCACCGTTCAGGTGGATGGCTTGGACCCCTTCAAGGTCTGGAGCTCCATACCCCTGGATTCCGCCCTTGCCATCGTGGGGCTGATGCGCCAGATTATCGGGGAGCAGACGCCCAAGGACTCGGTGCCTCCGCCGGATGAGCCGGCAGCCTCGGCCCATCCGGCAGGCCCCGCTCCCTCGATGAGAGCCCCCCAGCCGAAGGCCCCCGCCTCCAACGCAATGCCGTCGATGTCCCGGGCCGCCGCGCAGCAGCCCGCCCCCATGGTGGACGTTCATCCCGCCGAGTTCCTCCCGCTGGGGCAGGGCGGCGGGATGGGGAACAGCCGCATCGATATGCTTGCCGATATCCCCGTTCGGGTGACGGTGGAGCTGGGGAAGACCCGGAAGAACATCTCCGAGATCCTGGCCCTGACCACGGGGTCCGTGATCGAGCTGGACAAGATGGCGGGAGAGCCGGTGGATATCCTGGTCAACGGAAAACCGATAGCCAGGGGGGAGGTTGTCGTGATCGACGAGAATTTCGGCGTGCGCATCACGGACGTGCTGGGCTCCGTAGCCAGGGTCCATTCCGCGTGA
- a CDS encoding flagellar hook-basal body complex protein, with amino-acid sequence NEKCGWPGNPSGKAKIKMDGVEYDMSFKTNLASADGKGYLTVTVENGGKKQELVFDMVGIDGGKPKLAAGTHAPAAPVFPGSNPSVAMTLDYDDSTGGLKIKKPDGSTVFEYNLKADMRYTSFTLKNGATETPVIAEFDESPSKLSGTPTTLTLWYPKTGGAGMERLTAKVHFKPDGKFDFVEKIAGTFPAGFTADNLKIAVVGNGSGLAVQQAKDLANPKEPFDTLAQINQGGFHQTKKDIFDCQGNKYTLEVNFKKITENRWRWEAFLLDSEGKQVSGPNCEEGSGSSSGNSSAIVPTPSSGEIAFCGCGPICDPLEQEIEIPFSVKGMTNSKIKLNFGGDGDKLNGVTQYASETTTKAIYQDGYEMGVLNDYNVGKDGTISGTFSNGQVQKLYRVALATFANQQGLEKTGETAFIPTINSGEPNIDAADSGGKGKITGATLEMSNVDLTEEFTRLIISQRGFQANTRVVTTSDQILEEVVNLKR; translated from the coding sequence AACGAAAAATGCGGATGGCCGGGGAACCCCAGCGGCAAGGCCAAGATCAAGATGGACGGCGTGGAGTACGACATGAGCTTCAAGACGAACCTGGCATCCGCGGACGGCAAGGGATACCTGACCGTCACCGTCGAGAACGGCGGGAAAAAGCAGGAATTGGTCTTCGACATGGTGGGGATCGACGGCGGCAAACCGAAGCTGGCGGCGGGGACGCACGCGCCGGCTGCACCGGTTTTTCCGGGCTCCAATCCCTCCGTGGCTATGACACTCGATTATGACGACTCCACGGGTGGATTGAAGATCAAAAAACCGGACGGCTCGACGGTCTTCGAGTACAATCTCAAGGCCGATATGCGTTACACGTCCTTCACCCTCAAGAACGGAGCGACCGAGACCCCCGTTATCGCCGAGTTCGATGAGAGCCCCAGCAAGCTTTCGGGGACGCCGACGACGCTGACGCTGTGGTATCCCAAGACGGGGGGAGCGGGGATGGAACGCCTGACGGCAAAGGTTCATTTCAAGCCGGACGGCAAGTTTGACTTTGTCGAGAAGATAGCGGGCACATTTCCGGCGGGTTTTACCGCGGATAATCTTAAAATCGCGGTCGTTGGCAATGGGTCGGGGTTGGCGGTCCAGCAGGCCAAGGACCTCGCGAATCCCAAGGAGCCCTTCGACACCTTGGCACAGATCAATCAGGGCGGCTTTCACCAGACGAAGAAGGATATCTTTGATTGTCAGGGCAACAAATATACGTTGGAGGTCAACTTCAAGAAGATCACCGAGAACCGCTGGCGTTGGGAGGCGTTTCTTCTGGATTCCGAGGGCAAGCAGGTATCGGGGCCGAACTGTGAGGAGGGCAGCGGAAGCTCGTCGGGGAACTCCAGCGCCATTGTTCCGACCCCCTCGTCCGGAGAGATTGCCTTCTGCGGCTGCGGCCCCATCTGCGATCCCCTGGAGCAGGAGATCGAGATTCCCTTCAGCGTCAAGGGGATGACGAACTCGAAGATCAAGTTGAATTTCGGCGGCGACGGCGACAAGCTGAACGGCGTCACGCAGTACGCCTCCGAGACCACCACCAAGGCCATATACCAGGACGGCTACGAGATGGGGGTCTTGAACGATTACAATGTCGGCAAGGATGGGACGATCTCGGGGACCTTCAGCAACGGTCAGGTGCAGAAGCTCTACCGGGTGGCCCTGGCGACCTTTGCCAATCAGCAGGGCCTGGAGAAGACGGGGGAGACCGCCTTTATCCCGACGATCAACTCGGGCGAACCCAACATCGACGCCGCTGATAGCGGGGGTAAGGGCAAAATTACGGGTGCCACATTGGAGATGTCCAACGTGGACCTGACGGAGGAGTTCACGCGCCTCATCATCTCGCAGCGCGGCTTCCAGGCCAATACCCGCGTGGTCACCACCAGCGACCAGATCCTGGAGGAGGTCGTGAACCTGAAACGGTAA
- the fliP gene encoding flagellar type III secretion system pore protein FliP (The bacterial flagellar biogenesis protein FliP forms a type III secretion system (T3SS)-type pore required for flagellar assembly.), whose protein sequence is MRIGCVRPRRRRLTEVTRGGKPLFALLLGLVALFLPFLFLTPALAAEVGSFSLPSLRLGIASADSPADVALSLQILGLLTVLSLAPAILLMITSFTRIVIVLGFVQRAIGLQQSPPQQVVTGLALFLTLFTMYPTWNQVYENGLAPYLARDISAEQAWQRTVVPVREFLFRYTRQEELSLMTSMAKLEQPASQDQVPTRVLVPAFMLSELKTAFQMGVVIYIPFIVVDMVVSSVLLAMGMMMLPPMMVSLPFKLVLFVMADGWNLVVMSLLKSFTNVP, encoded by the coding sequence ATGAGGATTGGATGTGTTCGGCCGAGGAGACGCCGCCTCACCGAGGTGACGAGGGGGGGTAAACCTCTCTTCGCCCTCCTTTTGGGGCTGGTCGCCCTGTTCCTGCCGTTTCTCTTCCTGACGCCCGCGCTGGCTGCGGAGGTGGGATCCTTTTCCCTGCCCTCCCTGCGGCTGGGCATCGCCTCCGCCGATTCTCCCGCGGATGTGGCCCTGTCGCTCCAGATCCTGGGGCTGCTCACCGTCCTCAGCCTGGCTCCGGCCATCCTGCTGATGATCACCAGCTTCACGCGCATCGTCATTGTCTTGGGGTTCGTGCAGCGTGCGATTGGGCTCCAGCAGTCGCCTCCGCAGCAGGTCGTCACGGGGCTTGCCCTCTTTTTGACCCTTTTCACCATGTATCCCACCTGGAACCAGGTCTATGAGAACGGCCTTGCCCCTTACCTGGCGAGGGACATCTCCGCGGAGCAGGCGTGGCAGCGTACCGTCGTGCCGGTACGGGAGTTCCTGTTCCGCTACACGCGGCAGGAGGAGCTCTCCCTGATGACCTCCATGGCGAAGCTGGAGCAACCCGCATCCCAGGACCAGGTCCCGACCCGGGTCCTGGTGCCGGCGTTCATGCTGAGCGAGCTGAAGACCGCCTTTCAGATGGGGGTGGTCATCTACATCCCTTTCATCGTCGTGGATATGGTGGTCTCGAGCGTCCTGTTGGCCATGGGGATGATGATGCTTCCGCCGATGATGGTGTCCCTGCCCTTCAAGCTGGTGCTCTTCGTCATGGCGGACGGCTGGAACCTGGTCGTGATGAGCCTTTTGAAGAGCTTCACGAACGTGCCCTGA
- the flhB gene encoding flagellar biosynthesis protein FlhB, giving the protein MTLLLGERIVGGGRPIPFDLQFFAQERTEPATPKKRQKVRSEGRVCVSRDLTAAVGILTGLAALLLLGPFIYGLFFALLQLSIRFMGDKVLLREGWFPILSLEAVKSYFLTWLPLGGLVAILAVAVIVWQVGWTVTGEPFKINLDRLNPISGMKKIISLRSLVELLKGLLKAAVFAVVIYTAIRDYLPDTLRAMQFPVGYGSAAFWDMLWSLAMRLAAMLLIMALIDYMYQKWEFERSIRMSRQEIKEEFRQMEGDPQIKNKIRQKQRELAKKRMMASVPKADVVITNPTTLAVALEYDRELMSAPQVVAKGRGIVAQRIRDLARAHGVPVVENKPLAWALFEGVEIGEEISEELYRGVAEILAMVYRLRAG; this is encoded by the coding sequence GTGACCCTCCTTTTAGGAGAGCGCATCGTCGGGGGAGGACGGCCCATCCCCTTCGATCTCCAGTTCTTCGCTCAGGAGCGGACCGAGCCGGCTACACCCAAGAAGCGCCAGAAGGTGCGCTCGGAGGGACGCGTCTGCGTGAGCCGGGACCTGACGGCCGCCGTCGGGATCCTGACGGGGCTGGCCGCCCTGCTCCTCCTGGGGCCCTTCATCTATGGGCTTTTTTTCGCGCTGCTCCAGCTCTCCATTCGTTTCATGGGGGATAAAGTCCTTCTGAGGGAAGGATGGTTCCCTATCTTGTCCCTGGAGGCGGTCAAGAGCTATTTCCTGACCTGGCTCCCCCTGGGGGGGCTGGTCGCCATCCTGGCCGTGGCGGTGATCGTCTGGCAGGTGGGCTGGACTGTCACGGGCGAGCCCTTCAAGATCAATCTGGACCGCCTCAACCCTATCAGCGGGATGAAGAAGATCATCTCGCTGCGCTCGCTGGTGGAGCTGCTCAAGGGGTTGCTGAAGGCGGCGGTCTTCGCCGTCGTGATCTATACCGCCATCCGGGACTACCTTCCCGACACCCTGAGGGCCATGCAGTTCCCAGTCGGGTATGGAAGCGCCGCCTTCTGGGACATGCTCTGGTCCCTTGCGATGCGCCTGGCGGCGATGCTCCTGATCATGGCCCTGATCGACTACATGTATCAGAAGTGGGAGTTCGAGCGGTCGATCCGCATGAGCCGTCAGGAGATCAAGGAGGAGTTCCGCCAGATGGAGGGGGACCCGCAGATCAAGAACAAGATCCGGCAGAAGCAGAGGGAGCTCGCCAAGAAGCGCATGATGGCCTCGGTGCCCAAGGCCGACGTGGTCATCACCAACCCGACGACCCTGGCCGTGGCCCTGGAGTACGACCGCGAGCTGATGAGCGCCCCCCAGGTCGTGGCGAAGGGGCGCGGGATCGTGGCGCAGAGGATTCGGGACCTGGCGCGTGCGCACGGCGTGCCCGTCGTCGAGAACAAGCCTCTGGCCTGGGCACTGTTCGAGGGGGTCGAGATCGGGGAGGAGATCTCCGAGGAGCTCTATCGCGGCGTCGCGGAGATATTGGCCATGGTCTACCGCCTGCGGGCGGGATAG
- a CDS encoding flagellar motor protein MotB → MARQKKAPPPPPSAPLYMATYGDMVTLVLCFFVLLFAMSSVDAQKFQKALISLKGSLGVLKGGQTTEEPIEPHRSGEEGRDAGSAPRFEMDTRHVAHTINSYLRAEGLDKSIQVSINQRGVAVSISDQFLFASGSAELKPEGQRALYKIAMLVRDKVPAVAVEGHTDSVPLAGGMYRNNWGLSSMRAAVVADYLETAGGIDPLKLQAVGFASYQPIVPNDSPEHRALNRRVDLVFLSQYPKR, encoded by the coding sequence ATGGCCCGACAGAAGAAAGCCCCCCCTCCCCCTCCGTCCGCCCCCCTCTATATGGCGACCTATGGGGATATGGTGACGCTGGTCCTTTGCTTCTTCGTCCTGCTCTTCGCGATGTCCTCCGTCGATGCCCAGAAGTTTCAAAAGGCCCTGATCTCGCTGAAGGGCTCCTTGGGGGTGCTTAAAGGAGGACAGACGACGGAGGAGCCCATTGAGCCCCACCGGAGCGGGGAGGAGGGGCGGGACGCCGGGTCCGCGCCGCGCTTCGAGATGGATACGCGCCACGTCGCGCATACGATCAACAGCTACCTGCGCGCCGAGGGGCTGGACAAGTCCATCCAGGTTTCGATCAACCAGCGGGGGGTCGCGGTCTCTATCTCGGATCAGTTCCTCTTCGCCTCCGGCAGCGCGGAGCTCAAGCCCGAGGGGCAGCGTGCGCTTTACAAGATAGCGATGTTGGTGCGCGACAAGGTTCCCGCCGTCGCGGTGGAGGGGCATACCGATTCGGTCCCTCTGGCCGGAGGAATGTACCGCAACAACTGGGGGCTTTCCTCCATGAGGGCGGCGGTCGTGGCCGATTACCTTGAGACGGCGGGGGGAATCGATCCGCTGAAACTTCAGGCGGTGGGGTTTGCCTCCTATCAGCCGATCGTCCCCAACGACAGCCCCGAGCACAGGGCGTTGAACCGCCGGGTCGATCTCGTATTTCTTTCTCAGTATCCCAAACGCTAA
- a CDS encoding flagellar biosynthetic protein FliR → MRGIELPTQLLVVYLLIHLRFVGMVFASPLFASTMSPASFRYLGAVLLTAASVGAVQSAQVPVVLFDSVLALSVLALREFFVGFAIGFLASLPLPALNTAGEQIGTAMGFSMAQVVDPMTQSQASIIGQLNFLVGLWFYFRWNGHLLMVQSVIESLRLVPLGRLALFPAGDMSLGTWLQELFVLAMRIVIPFYCALVLADVGLGFLARTVPQMNIFVLGLPIKVALGFLVLAAALPLVVDLIYAQFERWIEFALTSVLAWRGTP, encoded by the coding sequence TTGAGGGGAATCGAGCTGCCCACGCAGCTTCTCGTCGTTTATCTGCTGATCCACCTTCGTTTTGTGGGCATGGTGTTTGCCTCGCCCCTTTTCGCCTCCACGATGTCCCCGGCCTCCTTTCGCTACCTGGGCGCGGTGCTCCTGACCGCGGCGTCCGTGGGGGCGGTGCAGTCCGCCCAGGTCCCCGTGGTCCTCTTCGACAGCGTCCTCGCTCTGTCCGTCCTGGCCCTGCGCGAGTTTTTTGTGGGGTTTGCCATCGGGTTCCTGGCGTCCCTGCCCCTTCCGGCTCTGAACACCGCCGGGGAGCAGATCGGCACGGCCATGGGCTTCTCCATGGCGCAGGTCGTAGACCCCATGACGCAGAGCCAGGCGTCGATTATCGGCCAGCTGAACTTTCTGGTGGGGCTATGGTTCTACTTTCGTTGGAACGGGCATCTTCTGATGGTGCAGTCGGTTATCGAGAGCCTGCGCCTCGTGCCCCTGGGGCGTCTGGCCCTGTTCCCCGCCGGGGACATGTCCCTGGGAACTTGGCTCCAGGAGCTTTTCGTGTTGGCGATGCGGATCGTGATCCCCTTCTACTGCGCCCTCGTGCTGGCGGACGTCGGTCTGGGCTTCCTGGCCCGGACGGTCCCTCAGATGAACATCTTCGTCCTTGGGCTCCCCATCAAGGTGGCGTTGGGGTTCCTGGTCCTGGCCGCGGCGCTGCCGCTGGTGGTGGACCTGATCTATGCCCAGTTCGAGCGGTGGATCGAGTTTGCCCTGACGAGCGTCCTGGCGTGGAGGGGAACGCCGTGA
- a CDS encoding Rpn family recombination-promoting nuclease/putative transposase produces the protein MNELEAQVRGANPLNDVLFKYLFVSNPNKENLLRLLNDVLGPERRIVDVEYLDRENDPRRFGGRTSFLDVLARSEDGCIFHVEVQLLDEGYFFERVTYYAACTLSDQLSKSDDYDCLRPVLFVSILRFELFPDRPETWRSIHRILDVENLQCYSKLLEFQFFELPKLKRLFASMRGNGAVHRHKRPTQHPGLDSPGGLVVCL, from the coding sequence ATGAACGAACTTGAGGCACAGGTGCGCGGAGCAAACCCGCTCAATGACGTATTGTTCAAATATCTGTTTGTCTCGAACCCCAACAAGGAGAACCTTCTGCGTCTGCTGAACGATGTCCTTGGACCGGAGCGCCGCATTGTGGACGTGGAATATTTGGACCGTGAGAACGATCCTCGGAGATTCGGGGGACGCACTTCTTTTCTGGACGTGCTTGCGCGTTCGGAAGATGGTTGTATTTTTCACGTTGAAGTTCAGCTTTTGGACGAGGGGTATTTTTTCGAGCGGGTGACGTATTATGCGGCGTGCACTTTGAGTGACCAGCTCTCGAAAAGCGATGATTACGATTGCCTGAGGCCGGTGCTGTTTGTGTCTATTCTGAGGTTCGAGCTTTTCCCTGACAGGCCGGAGACCTGGCGGTCGATTCATCGAATTTTGGATGTTGAGAATCTGCAATGCTACAGCAAACTGTTGGAGTTCCAATTTTTCGAGCTCCCGAAACTGAAACGCCTGTTTGCGTCGATGCGCGGCAACGGTGCCGTGCATCGACATAAGCGACCGACACAGCATCCGGGGCTTGACAGCCCCGGAGGGCTGGTCGTCTGCTTATAG